The following proteins come from a genomic window of Candidatus Bostrichicola ureolyticus:
- the lpdA gene encoding dihydrolipoyl dehydrogenase — MNFDLIVIGSGPGGYVAAIRASQLGLKTAIIEKENLGGICLNWGCIPTKALLQSAKIFNYLKHSQDYGISTDNIKVDLSKIIARSRAIVNKMNSGLISLIKKNNITIIFGKAIIKPGKIINVIDNNNNIIEYSALHIIIAVGARSKILPNLPQDKNKIIGYKEALTLSKLPKSMIIVGAGAIGVEFAYFYNSLGTKVIILEYLNRILPLEDEDISKQLELVFTKKGLEIFTSSYIENININDKDQIKVNVFNNKYGTKHTLETEVILSAAGIIPNTENIGLEETGIKTKDGRIIVDEYYRTNIPGYYAIGDVIQGPALAHVASYEGITCVEYIKNLKTYPLNYNNIPNCTYCIPEIASVGYTEKQAIEKGYEIKIGKFFFNALGKAVADGNTTGFVKVIFDTKYGELLGCHMIGNGVTEIISSVVTARQLETTNYDIIKTIYPHPTMSEAIVESVNNAYDMCINM; from the coding sequence ATGAATTTTGATCTTATTGTCATAGGAAGTGGACCAGGTGGTTATGTGGCTGCAATACGTGCATCTCAACTGGGTTTAAAAACTGCTATTATTGAAAAAGAAAATTTAGGAGGTATTTGTCTTAATTGGGGGTGTATTCCAACAAAAGCATTATTACAAAGTGCTAAAATATTTAATTATTTGAAACATTCCCAAGATTATGGTATATCAACTGATAATATCAAAGTTGATTTATCTAAAATTATTGCACGTAGTCGCGCAATAGTTAATAAAATGAATAGCGGTTTAATTTCTTTAATAAAAAAAAATAATATAACAATTATCTTTGGAAAAGCTATAATTAAACCTGGAAAAATAATAAATGTGATTGATAATAATAATAATATTATAGAATATAGTGCTTTACATATTATAATAGCTGTTGGAGCACGGTCTAAAATATTACCTAATCTACCTCAAGATAAAAATAAAATTATTGGTTATAAAGAAGCACTTACTTTATCAAAGTTGCCTAAATCAATGATAATAGTAGGGGCTGGAGCAATTGGTGTAGAATTTGCTTACTTTTACAATTCTTTAGGTACTAAAGTAATTATATTAGAATATTTAAATCGTATTCTACCATTAGAAGATGAAGATATATCTAAACAATTAGAATTGGTTTTTACAAAAAAAGGTCTAGAAATATTTACTTCTTCATATATTGAAAATATTAATATCAATGATAAAGATCAAATAAAAGTTAACGTATTTAATAATAAGTATGGCACAAAACATACTTTAGAAACAGAAGTAATTTTATCTGCAGCTGGTATTATTCCAAATACTGAAAATATTGGATTAGAAGAAACTGGTATAAAAACTAAAGATGGTCGTATTATTGTAGACGAATATTATAGAACTAATATACCTGGTTATTATGCTATAGGAGATGTGATACAAGGTCCAGCTTTAGCTCATGTAGCTTCCTATGAAGGAATTACTTGCGTAGAATATATCAAAAATTTAAAAACATATCCATTAAATTACAATAATATTCCAAATTGTACATATTGCATTCCAGAAATAGCCTCTGTAGGATATACAGAAAAACAAGCAATAGAAAAAGGTTATGAAATAAAAATAGGAAAATTCTTTTTTAATGCTTTAGGAAAAGCTGTAGCTGATGGAAATACTACAGGATTTGTAAAAGTTATATTTGATACTAAATATGGTGAATTACTAGGATGTCATATGATTGGTAACGGAGTAACAGAAATAATTTCTTCAGTTGTAACTGCACGACAATTAGAAACTACAAATTATGATATTATTAAAACTATTTATCCTCATCCTACAATGAGTGAAGCTATTGTTGAATCTGTCAATAATGCATATGATATGTGTATCAATATGTAA
- a CDS encoding RNA-binding protein, whose protein sequence is MFKMKLYVGNLPYKTSEQEIKKYFESIGEVNSAKIITYKTRSKGFGFIEMSSDEAAKEAIKQLNGTQFMGRNIVVSEAKPNKGTGVKKTNYMS, encoded by the coding sequence ATATTCAAAATGAAATTGTACGTAGGAAATCTTCCCTATAAAACATCAGAACAAGAAATAAAAAAATATTTTGAGTCTATTGGAGAAGTAAATAGTGCAAAAATAATAACATATAAAACTAGAAGTAAAGGTTTTGGTTTTATTGAAATGTCAAGTGATGAAGCTGCTAAAGAAGCAATAAAACAACTTAATGGAACACAATTTATGGGAAGAAATATAGTAGTATCTGAAGCTAAACCCAACAAGGGAACAGGAGTTAAAAAAACCAATTACATGAGTTAA
- the dapA gene encoding 4-hydroxy-tetrahydrodipicolinate synthase, whose product MLKPNLKGTGVALVTPFDEKKSIDFNNLEKLINYVNENGVDYLVILGTTGEPTSLNKDEKNEVIKFIKSVNNNHKPMILGIGGNNTEMVIRQIKEQTNLYDFKAILSVVPYYNRPTQEGIYQHFKTIAENTDVNIIIYNVPLRTSSNILPETVLRLANEFDNIIGIKEASGNLTQIFKIIKQKPEGFYVISGDDSLVLPIIFSGGDGIISVLAQGFPKHISNMVSLAMRNMIKESLSIFYELEDMIEFIFEEGNPTGIKTLLKIIGICKNEVRLPLVEGTKKLYQKIFSSYERIINTLK is encoded by the coding sequence ATGTTAAAACCAAACTTAAAGGGAACAGGAGTGGCATTAGTTACTCCTTTTGATGAAAAAAAATCTATTGATTTTAATAATCTTGAAAAATTAATAAATTATGTAAATGAAAATGGAGTAGATTATTTAGTCATTTTAGGTACTACAGGAGAGCCTACTTCCTTAAATAAGGATGAAAAAAATGAAGTTATTAAATTTATAAAATCAGTTAATAACAATCATAAACCTATGATTTTAGGAATTGGAGGAAACAATACTGAAATGGTAATTAGACAAATTAAAGAACAAACTAATTTATATGATTTTAAAGCAATTCTTTCTGTAGTTCCCTATTATAATCGTCCAACACAAGAAGGAATATATCAACATTTTAAGACTATTGCTGAGAATACAGATGTAAATATAATTATATATAATGTTCCATTACGCACATCTTCAAACATACTTCCTGAAACTGTTTTGCGATTAGCTAATGAATTTGATAATATTATTGGAATTAAAGAAGCTTCTGGAAACTTAACACAAATATTTAAAATAATAAAACAAAAACCAGAAGGTTTTTATGTAATATCAGGAGATGATTCATTAGTATTACCTATAATTTTTAGTGGAGGAGATGGAATTATTTCTGTATTAGCTCAAGGTTTTCCAAAACATATTTCAAATATGGTATCTTTGGCAATGAGAAATATGATTAAAGAATCATTATCTATATTCTATGAATTAGAAGATATGATAGAATTTATTTTTGAAGAAGGAAATCCGACAGGTATTAAAACATTGCTAAAGATTATAGGAATATGTAAAAATGAGGTTAGATTACCATTAGTAGAAGGAACAAAAAAATTATATCAAAAAATTTTTTCATCATATGAAAGAATAATAAATACATTAAAATAA
- a CDS encoding tetratricopeptide repeat protein, with the protein MRYIYILFFICLFTSCNFNLDYNNKLYDLLSSPNLNLYPNFFLKNAEVLYKQKKYYEAIKLYNLILNKFDNLKLNIKNNIKYKIAMSYFFLKKYNIAILHFIDLNKSEKDLNKAEKALYLSGYCYYLLSPDYYLDQKITYKAIEIFEFFKLKYPNSKYINIVNYLLNNLNKKIEIKNFKIAIYFYKVNRYQEAIIFLKNFIKDFPYSSLKEEAFFYMIISQFKLYSNSTNKIIKKKLLEEANIMYNKFIQDFPKSIYIEKAKKIYKNENL; encoded by the coding sequence ATGAGATATATTTATATATTATTTTTTATATGTTTATTTACGTCATGTAATTTTAATTTAGATTATAACAATAAATTATATGATTTATTATCATCTCCAAATTTAAATTTATATCCAAATTTTTTTTTAAAAAATGCAGAGGTTTTATACAAACAAAAAAAATATTATGAAGCTATAAAATTATATAATTTAATTTTAAATAAATTTGATAATTTAAAATTAAATATTAAAAATAATATTAAATATAAAATAGCTATGAGTTATTTTTTTCTAAAAAAATATAATATAGCAATATTACATTTTATTGATTTAAATAAATCTGAAAAAGATTTAAATAAAGCTGAAAAAGCTTTATATTTATCAGGATATTGTTATTATTTATTATCACCTGATTATTATTTAGATCAAAAAATAACATATAAAGCTATTGAAATATTTGAATTTTTTAAATTAAAATATCCTAATAGTAAGTATATAAATATAGTTAATTACTTATTAAATAATTTAAATAAAAAAATTGAAATAAAAAATTTTAAAATAGCAATTTATTTTTATAAAGTAAATCGTTATCAAGAAGCTATAATTTTTTTAAAAAATTTTATTAAAGATTTTCCTTATTCTTCTTTAAAAGAAGAAGCTTTTTTTTATATGATTATATCTCAATTTAAATTGTATAGTAATAGTACAAATAAAATAATTAAGAAAAAACTATTAGAAGAAGCTAATATTATGTATAATAAATTTATACAAGATTTTCCAAAATCTATTTATATAGAAAAAGCAAAAAAAATATATAAAAATGAAAATTTATGA
- the tilS gene encoding tRNA lysidine(34) synthetase TilS, producing the protein MVLLHVLCNLGVTLKVAHCNFKLRGKESDQDEMFVRSVCLKKHIDFYSKSFDTNKYSIDNKLSIQMSARKLRYDWFEELLLMLKYNYVAIGHHLNDSIETFFINLIRGTGKKGLLGISEINGQIIRPLLSFTKEDIIIYAKENKIEWRDDSSNKNIKYLRNNIRIHIEPLIKKIPNFYNGFRKTIQNLSYEYFFLENQLQIVTKNITIKKSINPFIWKINIKILRSLDPMIINLLFLPYGFKNTIDLIQLLNTQSGKQLFSKHYRLIKDRNCIILTDRLTDINKKVYKIFNLSTINDPIYMYFLSSVKIEEFANASVDLDMLKFPLKLRIWKKGDYFYPLGMHNKKKISKYLKDEKLSILEKEKIFLLVNSTEDIIWVLGKRLDDRFKVTNNTKNVLNIFIK; encoded by the coding sequence ATGGTTCTTTTACACGTATTATGCAATTTAGGTGTAACGTTAAAAGTAGCTCATTGTAATTTTAAACTTAGAGGAAAAGAGTCAGATCAAGATGAGATGTTTGTCCGTAGTGTTTGTTTAAAAAAACATATTGATTTTTATAGTAAATCATTTGATACTAATAAATATTCTATAGACAATAAACTATCTATTCAAATGTCTGCTCGTAAACTTAGGTATGATTGGTTTGAAGAATTACTTTTAATGTTAAAATATAATTATGTAGCTATAGGACATCATTTAAATGATTCTATAGAAACATTTTTTATTAATCTTATTAGAGGAACAGGAAAAAAAGGTTTATTAGGTATTTCAGAAATTAATGGCCAAATTATTCGTCCCCTTTTATCTTTTACTAAAGAAGATATTATTATATATGCAAAAGAAAACAAAATAGAATGGCGTGATGATAGTAGTAATAAAAATATAAAATATTTACGTAATAATATTCGTATACATATAGAACCTTTGATAAAAAAAATTCCTAATTTTTATAATGGATTTAGGAAAACTATTCAGAATTTATCATATGAATACTTTTTTTTAGAAAACCAATTACAAATTGTAACTAAAAATATTACTATAAAAAAATCTATTAATCCATTTATTTGGAAAATAAATATAAAAATATTAAGATCATTAGATCCAATGATTATTAATTTATTGTTTTTACCTTATGGTTTTAAAAATACAATAGATTTAATACAACTTTTAAATACACAATCAGGAAAACAATTGTTTTCAAAACATTATCGTTTAATTAAAGATAGAAATTGTATTATATTAACAGATAGATTAACAGATATAAATAAAAAAGTTTATAAGATATTTAATTTATCTACTATTAATGATCCTATTTATATGTACTTTTTAAGTTCTGTTAAAATTGAAGAATTTGCTAACGCGTCAGTAGATTTAGATATGCTTAAGTTTCCTCTTAAATTAAGAATTTGGAAAAAAGGTGATTATTTTTACCCATTAGGAATGCATAACAAAAAAAAAATAAGTAAATATTTAAAAGATGAAAAATTATCTATTTTGGAAAAAGAAAAAATTTTTTTATTGGTTAATTCAACAGAAGATATTATTTGGGTTTTAGGTAAACGTTTAGATGATAGATTTAAAGTTACTAATAATACAAAAAATGTATTAAATATTTTTATAAAATAA
- the fmt gene encoding methionyl-tRNA formyltransferase, whose translation MNPRIVFIGTTYFAVKSLKKLIESDYLISLVVTIPDKFYRKKLIESAVKKFALLYRLPILQPKNLKDPTFLNKLKSYKADLQIVVDFRMLPQQVWSLPILGTFNLHASLLPQYRGAAPIQWAIINGETETGLTTFFLDDKIDTGDILLQRKITIGIKETAGNLSNRMAYMGSDLVIDTLKGLVNKNIKAIPQKKEYNLKMAPKIYKKDCRIDWNLSIDFIFNKIRGLSPYPTAWTILYLDEYPLQFKIYSADIIKQIHNKYIKEIIITKSSLNIAVKNGFIMILEGQIEGRKKMCAIDLINGLKNKKKLFIE comes from the coding sequence ATGAATCCACGTATTGTATTTATAGGTACTACATATTTTGCAGTAAAATCTTTAAAAAAACTAATAGAATCAGACTACTTAATATCATTAGTTGTAACAATTCCAGATAAATTTTATAGAAAAAAATTAATTGAATCAGCTGTAAAAAAATTTGCATTATTATATAGATTACCAATTCTTCAACCCAAAAATCTTAAAGATCCAACGTTTTTGAACAAATTAAAATCATATAAAGCAGATTTACAAATTGTTGTAGATTTTCGTATGTTGCCCCAACAAGTATGGTCTTTACCTATTTTGGGTACTTTTAATCTACATGCGTCATTGCTACCTCAGTATCGCGGTGCTGCACCTATACAATGGGCGATTATTAATGGAGAAACTGAAACTGGATTAACTACTTTTTTTTTAGATGATAAAATTGATACAGGAGATATTCTTTTACAAAGAAAAATTACAATAGGAATAAAAGAAACTGCTGGAAATTTATCTAATCGTATGGCATATATGGGATCTGATCTAGTTATTGATACTTTAAAAGGACTTGTAAATAAAAATATAAAAGCGATACCTCAAAAGAAAGAGTATAATTTAAAAATGGCTCCAAAAATATATAAAAAAGATTGTCGTATTGATTGGAATCTTTCTATAGATTTTATTTTTAATAAAATACGTGGTTTGAGTCCTTATCCTACTGCTTGGACTATATTATATTTAGATGAATATCCTTTACAATTTAAAATTTATAGTGCTGATATTATAAAACAAATACATAATAAATATATTAAAGAAATAATTATAACTAAATCATCGCTAAATATAGCTGTTAAAAATGGGTTTATTATGATTCTAGAAGGACAAATAGAAGGTCGTAAAAAAATGTGTGCAATAGATCTTATAAATGGATTAAAAAATAAAAAAAAATTATTTATTGAATAA
- a CDS encoding HU family DNA-binding protein, producing MNKTELIDIISAKTGTTKVITKNIIEAFISSVKDSLCNGERISLVGFITLFVGERNARTAINPRTKVKIFIPKKKVVKVKIGTELNNMINK from the coding sequence ATGAACAAAACTGAATTAATAGATATTATTTCTGCAAAAACGGGAACAACAAAAGTTATTACTAAAAATATTATTGAAGCATTTATTTCTAGTGTTAAAGATAGCTTATGCAATGGAGAACGAATAAGTTTAGTTGGATTTATTACACTTTTTGTTGGAGAACGAAATGCAAGAACTGCTATAAATCCTAGAACCAAAGTTAAAATTTTTATTCCTAAAAAGAAAGTTGTTAAAGTTAAAATAGGAACTGAATTAAATAATATGATAAATAAATAA
- the prfA gene encoding peptide chain release factor 1 has translation METFLIEKLQAIQKKFNELSYKLSDIIKNPIYDQEKYIIIAKKYKELEKIMEVYQNYKNKKKLIYEADKILSSKYEDIEIKEIAKSEKNDALIALSNIEKQIKHLLSPKLSKDDNNVILELRAGTGGDEACIFVEDIFRMYTMYFKYMGWIIEILNLQKSAIKGYKEVILGVYGNGVYGTLKFESGVHRVQRIPKTESKGRIHTSTVTVVVLPEIKKIDFEINPTEIKRDTFRSSGAGGQHVNKTESAVRLTHIPSGIVAECQDQRSQHKNLEKAMTILYSRVYQMQLNKKITERSNERKCLINTGERSYKIRTYNYIQDRVTDHRINKSIYNLESFMNGNIKEMIDAIKIAYNSDKL, from the coding sequence ATGGAAACATTTTTAATAGAAAAATTACAAGCTATTCAAAAAAAATTTAATGAATTATCTTATAAATTATCTGATATAATCAAAAATCCTATATATGATCAAGAAAAATACATAATTATTGCAAAAAAATATAAAGAATTAGAAAAAATAATGGAAGTTTACCAAAACTATAAAAATAAAAAAAAACTTATATATGAAGCTGATAAAATCTTATCGTCAAAATACGAAGATATAGAAATAAAAGAAATAGCTAAATCTGAAAAAAATGATGCTTTAATAGCATTATCTAATATTGAAAAACAAATTAAACATTTGTTATCGCCTAAATTATCTAAAGATGATAACAACGTTATTTTGGAATTACGTGCTGGAACTGGAGGAGATGAAGCTTGTATTTTTGTAGAAGATATTTTTAGAATGTATACAATGTATTTTAAATATATGGGTTGGATAATTGAAATACTTAATTTACAAAAATCCGCTATAAAAGGATATAAGGAGGTTATTTTAGGTGTCTATGGAAATGGAGTTTATGGAACATTAAAATTTGAATCAGGTGTCCATAGAGTACAAAGAATTCCTAAAACTGAATCTAAAGGACGTATACATACATCTACTGTTACTGTAGTAGTTTTACCTGAAATAAAAAAAATTGATTTTGAAATCAATCCAACAGAAATAAAAAGAGATACTTTTAGATCTAGTGGAGCAGGTGGACAACATGTAAATAAAACAGAATCTGCAGTGCGTTTAACTCATATACCTAGTGGTATAGTAGCAGAATGTCAGGATCAACGTTCACAACATAAAAATTTGGAAAAAGCTATGACAATATTATACTCTAGAGTTTATCAAATGCAACTTAACAAAAAAATAACAGAACGATCTAATGAAAGAAAATGTTTAATAAATACAGGTGAAAGATCATATAAGATACGTACTTACAATTATATTCAAGATAGAGTTACTGATCATAGAATAAACAAATCCATATATAATTTAGAATCATTTATGAATGGTAATATTAAAGAAATGATTGATGCTATTAAAATAGCTTATAATTCAGACAAACTATAA